The Rana temporaria chromosome 13, aRanTem1.1, whole genome shotgun sequence genome has a window encoding:
- the DUSP23 gene encoding dual specificity protein phosphatase 23 isoform X2: MPPVPPPNFSWVEPGLLAGMAMPRLPAHYEYMYENGIRHLVTLTEHKAPHHDSCPGIALHRIRIVDFSPPSLEQIKTFLKIVEDAKAKGEAVGVHCMHGFGRTGTMLACFLVKTRKITGVDAIDEIRRIRHGSIETTEQEKSVIQFHHHIK, translated from the exons ATGCCCCCGGTACCACCTCCCAATTTCTCCTGGGTGGAGCCCGGACTCCTGGCTGGCATGGCGATGCCACGTCTCCCGGCCCATTATGAATACATGTACGAAAATGGCATCCGGCATCTGGTGACCCTGACTGAGCACAAAGCCCCGCACCACGACTCCTGCCCCGGAATCGCCCTCCACCGGATCCGGATCGTAGACTTCTCTCCGCCCAGCCTGGAGCAAATCAAAACCTTCCTCAAGATCGTGGAGGATGCCAAGGCCAAGGGAGAG GCGGTTGGCGTCCATTGCATGCACGGTTTCGGTCGGACGGGCACCATGTTGGCGTGCTTCCTGGTGAAGACGAGGAAGATCACCGGAGTGGACGCCATCGATGAAATCCGCCGGATTCGTCACGGATCCATAGAGACCACCGAGCAGGAAAAATCGGTCATCCAATTTCACCATCACATCAAGTGA